One window of the Sphaerochaeta associata genome contains the following:
- a CDS encoding TRAP transporter large permease: MDTNSIAVLILVGSFVVMLVCRFPIAFAIGISSVLTTMFLGLPLMQIAQLMVKGVNVFTLMAVPFFIIAGEIMGAGGISKRLIALSDALVGWIRGGLAMVNIVASLFFGGISGSSTADTASLGTILIPMMREQGYDDEFSTNVTMCSSVEGLLIPPSHNMVMYAMVAGSVSVGRLFLGGIIPGFLLGFALMIYSYVLSVKRNYPKGAPFSLKHALTTLKDAVWGLITVLIVVFGVVTGIFTATESAAMAVIWAIIVSSVIYKELTLPKIWHLIERSLGTLAIVMILISTSQVFGWLLTYLRLPEMVANGILGLTSNPLLIMLILNVLMLILGTIMDMSAIILVATPILLPIAIQAGMDPVHFGVVMILNLGIGLITPPVGGTLFVGSAVSGVPIEKLIKTLVPFLGVMVIVLLLITYVPGLIMFLPNLIMPVMG; this comes from the coding sequence ATGGACACCAACTCTATCGCAGTATTGATTCTTGTGGGAAGCTTTGTAGTCATGCTTGTATGTCGCTTTCCCATCGCTTTTGCCATTGGTATATCTAGTGTGCTTACCACGATGTTTTTGGGCCTGCCCTTGATGCAGATCGCCCAGTTGATGGTCAAGGGAGTGAATGTGTTCACCCTCATGGCTGTTCCTTTCTTCATAATCGCAGGCGAAATCATGGGTGCCGGCGGTATTTCCAAGCGCCTGATCGCCTTAAGTGACGCTCTTGTAGGATGGATACGTGGCGGCCTTGCGATGGTCAACATTGTAGCCTCCCTGTTCTTTGGCGGCATCAGCGGATCGTCGACGGCGGACACCGCCAGCTTGGGAACCATCCTGATCCCGATGATGCGTGAACAAGGCTACGATGACGAGTTCTCCACCAACGTCACCATGTGTTCATCAGTTGAAGGACTTCTGATTCCTCCCAGCCACAATATGGTCATGTACGCCATGGTTGCCGGCAGCGTATCGGTGGGAAGACTCTTTCTTGGCGGGATAATTCCTGGATTCCTCTTGGGTTTCGCTTTGATGATTTATAGCTATGTGCTCAGTGTGAAGCGCAACTACCCCAAGGGAGCTCCCTTTAGTCTCAAGCATGCCCTCACCACCCTCAAGGATGCGGTGTGGGGCTTGATAACGGTTCTTATAGTTGTCTTTGGTGTTGTAACAGGCATATTCACCGCAACAGAAAGTGCTGCAATGGCGGTTATTTGGGCCATCATTGTCAGTTCGGTCATCTATAAGGAACTTACTTTACCCAAGATTTGGCATTTGATTGAGCGATCGCTGGGCACCCTGGCCATCGTCATGATCCTCATCTCCACCTCCCAGGTGTTCGGCTGGCTGCTTACCTACCTGCGCCTGCCTGAGATGGTTGCCAACGGTATTCTCGGCCTTACCAGCAATCCCTTGTTGATTATGCTCATCCTGAACGTACTGATGCTGATTTTGGGAACCATCATGGACATGTCCGCCATTATCCTGGTGGCAACACCCATCCTGCTTCCGATTGCCATCCAAGCCGGCATGGACCCTGTTCACTTCGGTGTGGTCATGATCCTGAACCTTGGTATCGGACTGATCACCCCGCCGGTGGGAGGAACCCTCTTTGTGGGTTCTGCAGTCTCCGGTGTTCCCATTGAGAAGCTGATCAAGACCTTGGTTCCGTTCCTCGGTGTTATGGTCATTGTCCTGCTTCTGATTACCTACGTCCCCGGCCTGATCATGTTCCTGCCGAATTTAATCATGCCTGTGATGGGATAA
- the uxaC gene encoding glucuronate isomerase, whose translation MVIPTTFSEDLYLDTDLSRYLYNTYAKDLPIIDYHCHLQAREIYENKQFEDIGQMWLAGDHYKWRAMRTFGIEETYITGSASYEEKFYKFAAIVPYLIGNPLYIWCALELKRYFDIDEMLCSENAKRIYAETKALIQSNRITPRWCMEKSNVALVCTTEDPIDNLSYHKQLLGKTKTKVLTAFRPDQAMFCERTGFASYLKKLEEVSTLPISKFSDVVQALETRLIFFKSLGTTVSDDGIPYFQYVEVDEAEVEAVFSNALAGKPLTSREIDVYRTAFLSEMGRLYHKHGFVMQLHVGTYLDANTSKVAAIGQSTGFDCTDDRSSVHSIGLLLDRLTKANTLPKTILYPLDISKIETFAVLAAGFCDSEAKAKVQLGAPWWFNDQVYGMEHQFESVSNLYPLSLGVGMLTDSRSFLSYPRHELYRRLLCRYLAKLVERGEYFGGESYLKEIIEQLCVKNVKEYFGFQV comes from the coding sequence ATGGTCATCCCTACAACATTCAGTGAAGATCTCTATCTCGATACCGACCTTTCACGATACCTGTACAATACGTATGCAAAGGACCTTCCCATCATCGATTACCACTGCCATCTGCAGGCAAGGGAGATCTATGAGAACAAGCAGTTCGAGGATATCGGCCAGATGTGGCTTGCAGGAGACCACTACAAGTGGCGTGCCATGCGGACTTTCGGCATCGAGGAGACCTATATTACCGGGAGTGCATCGTATGAAGAGAAGTTCTACAAGTTTGCCGCCATCGTTCCATACTTGATCGGCAATCCTTTGTATATCTGGTGCGCCTTGGAACTCAAGCGGTACTTTGATATCGATGAGATGCTGTGCAGCGAGAATGCAAAGCGAATCTACGCAGAGACCAAGGCCTTGATCCAGAGCAATCGCATTACCCCCCGGTGGTGTATGGAAAAGAGCAACGTTGCATTGGTCTGCACCACCGAAGACCCGATTGACAATCTTTCCTATCACAAACAGTTGTTGGGCAAGACCAAGACAAAGGTGCTTACAGCATTCCGTCCCGACCAAGCCATGTTCTGCGAGAGGACAGGTTTTGCCTCATATCTCAAGAAACTTGAGGAGGTAAGCACTCTACCCATCTCGAAGTTTTCAGATGTGGTACAGGCGTTGGAAACGCGTCTGATATTCTTCAAGAGCCTGGGTACCACGGTAAGCGACGACGGCATTCCTTACTTCCAGTATGTTGAAGTCGACGAGGCAGAGGTAGAGGCTGTTTTCTCAAACGCTCTTGCCGGAAAACCCTTGACTTCTCGTGAGATTGATGTCTATCGGACTGCATTCCTGTCCGAGATGGGCAGGCTCTATCACAAGCACGGCTTTGTCATGCAGCTGCATGTGGGCACCTATCTGGATGCCAATACCTCAAAGGTTGCGGCAATTGGACAGTCCACCGGCTTCGATTGTACCGACGACCGCAGCAGCGTGCACAGCATCGGATTGCTTCTCGATCGACTGACCAAGGCGAATACTCTTCCCAAGACGATTCTCTATCCGTTGGATATTTCCAAGATTGAGACGTTCGCAGTGCTTGCAGCCGGGTTCTGTGACAGCGAAGCCAAGGCAAAAGTCCAGCTCGGTGCCCCTTGGTGGTTCAACGACCAAGTTTATGGGATGGAGCACCAATTCGAGAGTGTATCCAATCTCTATCCCTTGTCGCTGGGTGTGGGCATGCTTACCGACAGCCGCAGCTTTCTCAGTTATCCCCGCCATGAACTCTACCGCAGGTTGCTGTGCAGGTATCTTGCAAAGCTCGTCGAGCGGGGTGAGTACTTCGGAGGGGAGAGCTATCTGAAAGAAATCATCGAGCAGCTGTGCGTCAAGAATGTGAAGGAGTACTTCGGATTCCAGGTTTAA
- a CDS encoding SDR family NAD(P)-dependent oxidoreductase, whose translation MVDMQNMYSLEGRTAIVTGGSTGLGLSITRCLVASGAKVLVLSFEPKEQAEEALCEFGSAVAFYQFNITETDKTQTLVDQLLAEHGPITILVNNAGNHCKKPIEEMTVEDYQRVLDVHLVGAFALTKALVPHMKQQQLGSILYMASMTSYIGQPAVAGYSTAKAGLLGLVHTLATECGPHNVRVNAIAPGWIDTPMFHKATDNDPPRLAKILGRIPMNKVGESLDVGMAAAFLSSEAARYINGVCLPVDGGALIGF comes from the coding sequence ATGGTTGATATGCAGAACATGTACTCCCTGGAGGGGAGAACGGCGATTGTGACCGGTGGCTCGACCGGCTTGGGCCTCTCGATCACCCGCTGTCTGGTGGCAAGCGGCGCAAAGGTATTGGTATTGAGTTTCGAGCCGAAGGAGCAGGCCGAAGAAGCCCTTTGTGAGTTCGGCTCTGCCGTAGCATTTTATCAATTCAATATTACTGAAACCGACAAGACACAGACTTTGGTTGACCAATTGCTTGCCGAACACGGCCCGATCACCATCTTGGTGAACAATGCAGGAAACCATTGCAAGAAACCAATCGAGGAAATGACGGTTGAGGATTATCAGCGGGTGCTTGATGTGCACTTGGTGGGTGCTTTCGCACTGACCAAGGCCTTGGTGCCGCATATGAAGCAGCAACAGCTTGGAAGCATTCTCTATATGGCCAGCATGACCAGCTACATCGGTCAGCCTGCGGTTGCCGGTTACTCAACCGCCAAAGCTGGACTGCTTGGGTTGGTTCATACCCTGGCCACCGAGTGCGGACCTCACAATGTGCGTGTGAACGCCATTGCCCCCGGATGGATCGACACCCCGATGTTCCACAAGGCCACCGACAATGATCCCCCTCGTCTTGCCAAGATCCTGGGAAGGATTCCGATGAACAAGGTGGGAGAGAGTTTGGATGTCGGCATGGCCGCTGCATTCTTGAGCAGTGAAGCAGCCCGCTATATCAATGGTGTATGCCTTCCGGTCGACGGCGGCGCCCTCATCGGCTTCTAA
- a CDS encoding TRAP transporter substrate-binding protein, whose translation MKKFFAMVLCLAVLGSFLFAAGEKEAGAATEKKSYVLKYAELNPDGHIMDLAGDHFAKLVEEKSAGRIKIQVYPAGQLGDEKTMYQTLQMGGGAIDICRANTNSLGDFGMKKLTLFGLPFIFRDRAHLWNVINSPLGQEFLNEPRDLKSGFVGLFYLDEGARNFFTSKKVTINSINDYKGLKLRVPTTDLMTETVSALGVQSTPISFSELYSALQTGTVDGAEQPHSGYYSNKFYEVAPNYILSGHTYSPSIVIMSASVYDKLDAEAQAILMEAAKETAEWNRQGIEVLDNELLTKIKAAGANVIEVKDKTPYIEATKDVVRKYAKGYEQYYDAILAL comes from the coding sequence ATGAAGAAGTTTTTTGCAATGGTATTGTGCCTTGCCGTCCTTGGCTCGTTCCTGTTTGCTGCAGGTGAGAAAGAAGCCGGTGCCGCTACAGAGAAGAAGAGCTATGTGCTCAAGTATGCAGAATTGAACCCCGATGGTCACATCATGGACCTCGCCGGCGACCATTTTGCCAAGCTTGTGGAAGAGAAGAGTGCCGGAAGAATCAAGATCCAGGTATATCCGGCCGGTCAGCTCGGAGACGAGAAGACCATGTACCAGACCCTGCAGATGGGTGGCGGTGCAATCGACATCTGCCGTGCAAACACCAACAGCCTTGGTGACTTTGGAATGAAAAAGCTTACCCTGTTCGGTTTGCCGTTCATTTTCCGTGATCGCGCCCACCTGTGGAATGTCATCAACAGCCCCCTCGGTCAGGAGTTCCTCAATGAACCCAGAGATCTCAAGAGTGGTTTCGTTGGTTTGTTCTACCTTGATGAAGGTGCAAGAAATTTCTTCACCTCCAAGAAGGTGACGATCAACAGCATCAACGATTACAAAGGTTTGAAGCTCAGGGTCCCGACCACCGACCTGATGACCGAAACTGTTTCTGCTCTTGGTGTTCAGTCCACTCCGATTAGTTTCAGCGAACTGTACAGCGCACTGCAGACTGGTACTGTAGATGGTGCAGAGCAGCCCCACAGCGGTTACTACTCCAACAAGTTCTACGAAGTTGCTCCGAACTACATCCTCAGCGGTCATACCTACAGCCCATCGATCGTCATCATGAGCGCCTCTGTGTATGACAAGCTCGATGCCGAGGCCCAGGCCATCCTGATGGAAGCAGCAAAAGAGACTGCAGAGTGGAACCGCCAGGGCATCGAGGTTCTTGACAACGAGCTGCTCACCAAGATCAAGGCTGCCGGTGCCAATGTCATCGAGGTCAAGGACAAGACCCCGTACATCGAGGCTACCAAGGATGTGGTAAGAAAATATGCCAAGGGATATGAGCAGTATTACGATGCAATTCTTGCTCTGTAA
- a CDS encoding RraA family protein, giving the protein MSDWNTEAEMFDLMKAKLYTPVVGDILDVMGYTHQFLPQAIRPIKEGMKLAGKAMTVLMIDVYGPQKKPFGLLTEALDQLKENEIYIATGGTKRCAYWGELLTATARTRKAVGAVLDGWHRDTPQVLEQNWPVFSCGCYAQDSSVRTQVVDFRCPIEIGQVTIEDGDIIFGDIDGVLVIPKAIAEEVVVKSLEKASGEKLVRKAIEDGMSATDAFAKFGIL; this is encoded by the coding sequence ATGAGTGATTGGAATACTGAAGCAGAAATGTTTGATCTGATGAAAGCGAAGTTGTATACCCCTGTGGTCGGGGATATTCTTGATGTGATGGGCTATACCCACCAGTTCCTTCCTCAGGCCATCAGGCCGATTAAAGAAGGTATGAAACTTGCTGGTAAGGCAATGACCGTCTTGATGATCGATGTATACGGTCCGCAGAAGAAGCCCTTTGGTCTTTTGACCGAGGCTCTGGATCAGCTCAAGGAAAACGAAATCTATATTGCAACCGGCGGCACCAAGCGCTGTGCCTATTGGGGTGAGCTGCTTACCGCCACCGCACGCACCCGCAAGGCGGTAGGGGCTGTGCTGGATGGCTGGCATCGTGACACCCCGCAGGTGCTGGAGCAGAATTGGCCGGTCTTCTCCTGTGGCTGTTATGCCCAGGACAGCAGTGTACGCACCCAGGTCGTAGACTTTCGCTGTCCCATTGAAATCGGGCAGGTGACGATTGAGGACGGTGACATCATCTTCGGTGATATCGACGGGGTGTTGGTAATTCCCAAGGCCATTGCCGAAGAAGTGGTGGTGAAATCGCTTGAAAAGGCGAGTGGGGAAAAACTGGTTCGCAAGGCGATTGAGGACGGCATGAGTGCAACCGATGCCTTTGCCAAGTTCGGGATCCTGTAG
- a CDS encoding alpha/beta hydrolase codes for MKQYSCPFSEATLAVQPAEQPKAVVLICPGGAYQWLSPREMWPVGNAFLAQDYGAAVLSYTVGTDLGTLPLREAGWAVGVLRQAFPYLPVYIVGFSAGGHLAASLAVHAHRMNLEKVDAAVLCYPVISAGRYAHVQSIGNLGKGPCEDFFSLERWVDKDTPPVFLWHTASDEAVPVHNSLLFAQALLDAGAVCALHIYPHGVHGLSLATKEVEEPEKMRYADEQVASWFSQCLLWLASLKLGSRK; via the coding sequence GTGAAGCAATATTCGTGTCCCTTCTCCGAGGCAACGCTGGCGGTGCAACCGGCAGAGCAGCCCAAGGCTGTGGTCTTGATTTGCCCTGGAGGTGCCTACCAATGGCTTTCGCCTCGGGAAATGTGGCCGGTTGGTAATGCCTTTCTTGCACAAGACTATGGTGCAGCGGTTCTCTCCTACACGGTGGGAACCGACTTGGGGACACTGCCCTTGCGGGAGGCTGGTTGGGCTGTGGGTGTGCTCAGGCAAGCATTTCCATACCTGCCTGTCTATATTGTGGGGTTTTCGGCTGGAGGTCATCTGGCAGCAAGCCTTGCGGTGCATGCGCATCGTATGAATCTGGAGAAGGTCGATGCAGCGGTACTGTGCTACCCGGTCATCAGTGCAGGAAGGTATGCGCATGTGCAGAGTATTGGGAATTTGGGCAAAGGGCCGTGTGAAGACTTCTTCAGCCTGGAACGCTGGGTGGACAAAGATACCCCGCCGGTGTTTTTGTGGCATACAGCCAGTGATGAGGCGGTTCCAGTGCACAACAGCCTGCTGTTCGCCCAAGCATTGCTTGATGCTGGCGCAGTATGCGCCTTGCATATCTACCCCCATGGGGTGCATGGACTTTCCTTGGCTACCAAGGAAGTGGAGGAACCGGAAAAAATGCGATATGCCGATGAGCAAGTCGCTTCCTGGTTTTCACAATGTTTACTCTGGCTTGCCTCTTTGAAACTTGGCAGCCGTAAGTGA
- a CDS encoding UxaA family hydrolase translates to MNALNRTWSGYLRQDGRKGIRNRVLVIYTVECSAFVAQEIARQSGNLDVECVGFEGCTDNEYAVRMLISLIRHPNVGAVLAVGLGCEYIQPEWLADIAKEEGKPADWFYIQQNGGTVSSIKKGLSIVHTMLDELKQTSRVPMTFSDLVIGAECGGSDYTSGLAGNVVVGNFFDQLVDAGGTAIFEEIVEAIGLGHLLSARAATQEARKDIECTYEKALQYCKSVRQYSVSPGNFAGGLSTIEEKSMGAVIKSGSRPIQGVLKVSQKVPHPGLWLLDSTPDPHWMQFGITNPNDNEGLMDLISCGSHITFLVTGRGTVVGSAVAPVIKITGNSTTYANMIDDMDFDAGKVLDGLCNQAELTQELMEMVCEVAAGTPSKSEALGHKEYFIPYKFQEKEVVRRACEK, encoded by the coding sequence ATGAATGCATTGAATCGTACGTGGTCGGGATACTTGCGCCAAGACGGCCGCAAGGGAATCCGCAACCGGGTGCTTGTAATCTATACAGTGGAGTGTTCGGCATTCGTTGCCCAGGAGATTGCCAGACAATCAGGGAATTTGGACGTCGAGTGTGTCGGATTCGAAGGGTGCACCGACAATGAGTATGCGGTACGCATGCTCATCTCACTCATTCGGCATCCGAACGTGGGAGCGGTCCTTGCGGTGGGATTGGGTTGCGAATATATTCAGCCTGAATGGTTGGCCGATATTGCCAAGGAGGAGGGTAAACCTGCTGATTGGTTTTATATCCAGCAAAACGGCGGGACCGTTTCCTCCATCAAGAAGGGCCTTTCGATTGTCCATACCATGCTCGATGAACTGAAGCAGACCTCTCGGGTGCCTATGACCTTCTCTGATTTGGTAATCGGGGCTGAGTGCGGCGGTTCGGATTACACCAGCGGCCTGGCAGGCAATGTGGTGGTGGGCAATTTCTTCGATCAGCTTGTCGATGCCGGAGGGACGGCGATTTTCGAGGAGATTGTAGAGGCAATCGGCCTTGGCCATCTTCTGTCCGCCCGGGCGGCAACACAAGAGGCACGAAAGGATATCGAGTGCACCTATGAGAAGGCCCTGCAGTACTGCAAGAGCGTTCGCCAGTACTCGGTGAGTCCTGGCAATTTTGCCGGAGGCCTTTCGACGATCGAGGAAAAGAGCATGGGCGCGGTCATTAAAAGCGGCAGTCGACCGATCCAGGGGGTATTGAAGGTAAGCCAGAAAGTGCCTCATCCGGGTCTTTGGCTGCTCGACTCCACCCCCGATCCACACTGGATGCAATTCGGTATTACCAACCCCAACGACAACGAGGGTTTGATGGACCTGATCAGTTGCGGCAGCCATATCACCTTCCTGGTTACAGGAAGAGGTACGGTGGTGGGCAGTGCCGTGGCTCCGGTCATCAAGATCACCGGCAACAGTACGACCTATGCGAATATGATCGATGATATGGATTTTGACGCAGGAAAGGTGCTAGATGGACTTTGCAATCAAGCTGAATTGACTCAGGAGTTGATGGAGATGGTGTGTGAAGTAGCCGCTGGCACTCCCAGTAAAAGTGAAGCGCTCGGACACAAGGAGTATTTTATTCCTTACAAATTCCAGGAGAAGGAAGTCGTTCGAAGGGCTTGTGAGAAATAA
- a CDS encoding UxaA family hydrolase: protein MQTAFQIGRDDNVATALTELHIGAVKLNADAGLSDLSAIETIPVGHKIALRDIAEGEKIIKYSVVIGEATQPIKQGSWVHLHCMKSCYDERSSHLDIHTGAPTDIEYK, encoded by the coding sequence ATGCAAACAGCTTTTCAGATCGGCCGTGACGACAATGTAGCCACCGCCTTGACTGAGCTGCACATCGGAGCGGTCAAGCTAAACGCTGATGCCGGTCTCTCCGATCTGTCAGCAATCGAAACAATCCCTGTAGGGCATAAAATTGCCTTGCGGGATATCGCCGAGGGTGAGAAGATCATCAAATATTCGGTGGTAATCGGCGAAGCCACCCAACCCATCAAGCAAGGGAGTTGGGTGCACTTGCACTGCATGAAAAGCTGTTATGATGAACGATCAAGTCACCTGGACATCCATACCGGTGCTCCTACCGACATTGAATACAAGTAA
- a CDS encoding enolase C-terminal domain-like protein, translating into MHIERLETWWVERNRCLFDKKRQGSAAMPWDVVVLKLTTDTGLEGYATALAARSGTITESYLHETIAPVVLGRDIHDREKIWHEFWTIDRHLTFFPVYLPGPIDVALYDLAAKEANLPLYKYLGAYRKQLPVYASGNFHATIDEYVEEALKYKERGIKGYKAHPAGPIAFDMKVHEQLRKAVGDDFILMSDPVAEYSLHEAIKVGRQLEELGYYWLEEPFRDFELEKYSQLCSALDIPIAATETTRGCHWGVAQVIAQRAADIVRADVSWKDGVTGTMKIAHLAEAFGMNCEIHTTTMNYMDVANLHVGCAIKNTEYFEYFVPEENYQLPMQGMLPIDGNGMITVPEGPGLGVNLDWDLIKSSCKSYREARI; encoded by the coding sequence ATGCACATAGAACGACTTGAAACCTGGTGGGTGGAACGCAACCGCTGTCTGTTTGACAAAAAACGGCAGGGAAGTGCTGCCATGCCTTGGGATGTGGTGGTACTCAAACTCACCACCGACACCGGCCTTGAAGGCTATGCGACCGCCCTTGCTGCACGTAGCGGAACCATCACAGAAAGCTATTTACATGAGACAATCGCTCCGGTGGTGCTCGGTCGTGACATCCATGACCGGGAAAAGATATGGCACGAATTCTGGACCATCGACCGTCACTTGACTTTCTTCCCTGTCTATCTGCCTGGGCCAATCGATGTAGCCTTGTACGACCTTGCAGCGAAAGAAGCAAACCTGCCTCTGTACAAATACCTTGGCGCCTACAGAAAACAACTTCCCGTCTATGCAAGCGGAAACTTCCATGCAACCATCGATGAATATGTCGAGGAGGCCCTGAAGTATAAAGAGCGCGGCATCAAGGGCTATAAAGCCCACCCCGCCGGCCCCATCGCCTTCGACATGAAAGTCCATGAACAACTTCGCAAAGCAGTAGGCGACGACTTTATACTTATGAGCGACCCTGTTGCAGAGTATTCGCTGCACGAGGCTATCAAGGTAGGGCGACAGCTTGAGGAACTTGGGTATTATTGGCTGGAGGAACCGTTCAGGGACTTTGAGCTGGAGAAGTACTCGCAGCTGTGCAGTGCCCTCGACATCCCCATCGCCGCCACCGAAACAACACGCGGATGCCACTGGGGAGTGGCTCAGGTCATCGCCCAGCGTGCCGCAGACATCGTTCGCGCCGATGTAAGCTGGAAGGACGGTGTTACCGGAACGATGAAGATCGCCCACCTTGCCGAAGCTTTCGGCATGAACTGTGAGATCCATACCACCACCATGAACTACATGGATGTTGCAAATCTTCACGTTGGATGCGCCATCAAAAATACCGAATACTTTGAATACTTCGTACCCGAGGAGAACTATCAGCTGCCTATGCAGGGCATGCTGCCCATCGACGGCAATGGCATGATCACCGTTCCCGAAGGTCCGGGCTTAGGGGTGAATCTCGACTGGGACTTGATCAAGTCCAGTTGCAAGAGCTACCGCGAAGCAAGGATCTGA
- a CDS encoding GntR family transcriptional regulator: MEQNTLKESAYEYLKRRILTGELLPGQVIIERDIMDILTLGRTPVREALLLLQNENLVLMYPRKQTLVKPLAMQDILDLFSLRKMLEAQVLVQYLHQMDLLTLYEHDKKLQALVEQGKETAPLTFYSQDIAFHEYLISCSNNAKLISVCKPLFLEGLRIGMLGVKTSHSKGMDETYRQHHRILEAIVGENLSRIRQACVEHLNAAQISALETYRSFSL; this comes from the coding sequence ATGGAACAAAACACTCTTAAAGAGAGTGCCTACGAGTACTTGAAACGAAGAATCCTGACCGGAGAACTGCTTCCGGGTCAGGTAATCATCGAACGCGACATCATGGACATCCTCACCTTGGGACGGACTCCGGTTCGGGAAGCGCTTCTATTGCTTCAGAATGAGAACCTGGTGCTGATGTATCCACGCAAACAGACACTGGTCAAACCTTTGGCGATGCAGGACATCCTGGACCTTTTCTCGTTGCGAAAAATGCTCGAGGCGCAGGTGTTGGTCCAGTATCTGCATCAGATGGATCTCTTGACGCTTTACGAACATGACAAAAAACTGCAAGCACTGGTCGAACAAGGAAAAGAGACGGCTCCGCTTACCTTCTACAGTCAGGATATCGCCTTTCATGAGTACCTGATCAGCTGCTCAAACAACGCCAAGCTCATCAGCGTATGCAAACCACTCTTCCTTGAAGGCCTGAGAATCGGGATGCTGGGAGTGAAAACCTCACACAGCAAAGGTATGGATGAGACATACCGTCAACATCACAGGATCCTGGAGGCCATCGTGGGGGAAAATCTTTCCCGGATTCGCCAAGCATGCGTAGAACACCTGAACGCCGCACAAATCAGTGCATTGGAAACCTATAGGTCTTTCTCTTTATGA
- a CDS encoding SDR family NAD(P)-dependent oxidoreductase → MIDLQGYRGIITGASSGIGLAISEVLAGCGAQVFCISRTGKPKDSHTVVPQGVTHIAADICDTDQMKSIIDRIAEDGGLDFLINNAGITIKKRAETMSFDEFAQVQQVNVCAPFNLSVLCFPYLSASKHTGRIINISSMAAHLGFSQVVPYSASKSGIAGLTRGLAVEWAQNNITVNSIAPGWFPTEMTKQVMDEERKRLILNRMPMHAFGEAKDLGAMAAFLLSEHARYITGVDYAVDGGALAYGF, encoded by the coding sequence ATGATTGACTTGCAAGGGTATCGAGGAATAATTACCGGGGCTTCGAGTGGTATTGGTTTGGCTATTTCCGAGGTGTTGGCCGGTTGTGGTGCGCAGGTGTTCTGTATCAGCAGGACGGGCAAGCCCAAGGATTCGCATACCGTTGTCCCTCAGGGAGTGACGCATATTGCCGCAGATATCTGCGATACCGACCAGATGAAGTCCATCATTGACAGGATAGCTGAAGACGGCGGTTTGGATTTTTTGATCAACAATGCAGGCATCACCATCAAGAAGCGGGCGGAAACGATGAGCTTTGATGAGTTCGCCCAAGTGCAACAGGTCAATGTGTGTGCTCCCTTCAACCTTTCTGTGTTGTGTTTCCCCTATCTTTCGGCTTCCAAGCATACCGGCCGCATTATCAATATTTCCAGCATGGCGGCTCATCTGGGCTTTTCCCAGGTGGTACCCTACAGTGCCAGCAAGAGCGGTATTGCAGGGTTGACCCGCGGTCTGGCCGTCGAATGGGCGCAGAATAATATTACGGTGAACAGTATTGCTCCGGGTTGGTTCCCGACCGAGATGACCAAGCAGGTGATGGACGAGGAGCGCAAGCGTCTGATCCTCAACCGCATGCCGATGCACGCCTTCGGCGAGGCCAAGGACTTGGGTGCCATGGCTGCCTTCCTGTTGTCCGAGCATGCCCGTTATATCACCGGTGTTGATTATGCAGTCGACGGGGGGGCATTGGCCTACGGGTTCTAA
- a CDS encoding TRAP transporter small permease — MNTVTKFFDAVYWFFMTICKLFFIAMVGITAIVVFNRYVIKSSLVWGEPVVLMCMVYMSLCSAALAIRKDTHIRMQVIDYFAPKQFIRFVRGAAHVTIFTFGLFMIVYGWQFSMLAKRNLMTGVGITSMWLYLSCPFAGIAVVLMEIERFINFYYRVAHGQTLDMETLAVQSQQMAEQAKQELATQKGENS, encoded by the coding sequence GTGAACACCGTTACCAAATTCTTCGATGCTGTCTACTGGTTTTTCATGACCATATGCAAGCTGTTCTTTATTGCGATGGTCGGAATAACCGCTATTGTAGTCTTCAATCGTTATGTGATCAAAAGCAGTCTTGTTTGGGGTGAACCGGTTGTGTTGATGTGCATGGTCTACATGTCATTGTGCAGTGCAGCCCTTGCAATCCGCAAGGATACCCATATTCGAATGCAGGTTATTGATTACTTTGCCCCTAAACAGTTCATTCGGTTTGTGCGGGGTGCTGCACATGTCACCATTTTTACTTTTGGCCTCTTCATGATTGTGTATGGTTGGCAGTTCTCCATGCTGGCAAAGCGCAATTTGATGACCGGTGTCGGCATTACCAGCATGTGGCTCTACCTTTCCTGCCCGTTCGCCGGTATTGCCGTTGTCCTTATGGAAATCGAGCGCTTCATCAACTTCTACTATCGCGTTGCCCATGGACAGACACTGGATATGGAAACCTTGGCAGTCCAGTCTCAACAGATGGCTGAGCAAGCCAAGCAAGAGCTTGCAACACAGAAAGGGGAGAATTCCTGA